A stretch of the Bordetella genomosp. 8 genome encodes the following:
- a CDS encoding TauD/TfdA family dioxygenase, translating into MTAMATHQRPEAWTARQAREDQSWVLRLTGEQIQGFHHAVAHARKLGKPLLTMEQQDFPLPAASRGILEQAIATTQGRWGMCLLKGFPVDVWSEDDARLAYWGMSLYMGVGRTQNRASQVMNDVRDEGGEYKVKGGRGYNTNAGLDFHQDSCDVVGLLCRRTARSGGTSKVVSSIALYREVERRRPDLIPVLKAPFFHSYQGTQDPSQPPYYRCPIFGSDSGYFSARTNRKNTIAAQRDFPEVPRLTPAQTEALDLLDELLPSEALCYTMTLEQGDMQLLNNYVILHSRTPFEDHEEPDRKRHLFRLWLSVPGSQPLPDDWKEYYGDVRAGAVRGGVRGSAITQEFLDYEQRQARAMNMLFETWKPQLLKEEMDRIVAAYPRESATA; encoded by the coding sequence ATGACCGCCATGGCAACCCATCAACGCCCCGAGGCCTGGACGGCGCGGCAAGCCCGGGAGGACCAATCCTGGGTGCTGCGGCTGACCGGGGAGCAGATCCAGGGCTTCCATCACGCGGTGGCGCATGCGCGCAAGCTGGGCAAGCCGCTGCTCACGATGGAGCAGCAAGACTTCCCCTTGCCGGCGGCCTCGCGCGGCATCCTGGAACAGGCGATCGCCACGACCCAGGGCCGCTGGGGCATGTGCCTGCTGAAGGGGTTTCCGGTCGACGTCTGGAGCGAGGACGACGCCCGTCTCGCCTATTGGGGCATGAGCCTGTACATGGGCGTGGGCCGCACGCAGAATCGCGCCAGCCAGGTCATGAACGACGTCCGCGACGAAGGCGGCGAGTACAAGGTCAAGGGCGGACGCGGCTACAACACCAACGCCGGCCTGGATTTCCACCAGGATTCCTGCGACGTCGTGGGCCTGTTGTGCCGGCGCACCGCCAGGTCGGGCGGCACCAGCAAGGTCGTGAGTTCGATCGCCCTGTACCGGGAAGTCGAGCGTCGCCGCCCCGACCTGATACCGGTCCTGAAGGCGCCCTTCTTCCACAGTTACCAGGGCACCCAGGATCCCAGCCAGCCGCCTTACTATCGCTGCCCCATCTTCGGCAGCGATTCCGGCTACTTCAGCGCCCGCACCAACCGCAAGAACACCATCGCGGCGCAGCGCGATTTCCCGGAAGTCCCACGCCTGACCCCGGCGCAGACCGAAGCGCTGGATCTGCTGGACGAGCTGCTGCCCAGCGAGGCGCTGTGCTACACGATGACCCTGGAGCAGGGCGACATGCAACTGCTGAACAACTACGTCATCCTGCACTCGCGCACACCGTTCGAGGACCATGAGGAACCTGACCGCAAGCGCCACCTCTTTCGCCTGTGGCTGTCCGTGCCCGGCTCGCAGCCCCTGCCGGACGACTGGAAGGAATACTACGGCGACGTGCGTGCCGGCGCCGTACGTGGAGGCGTCCGTGGCAGCGCCATCACGCAGGAATTCCTGGACTACGAACAGCGCCAGGCCAGAGCGATGAACATGCTTTTCGAAACCTGGAAGCCGCAGTTGCTCAAGGAAGAAATGGACCGCATCGTCGCGGCATATCCGCGCGAGTCGGCAACGGCCTGA
- a CDS encoding LysR family transcriptional regulator — translation MKLETFRTLEAVLQTGTFAGAARQTNVTPSAVSMQMKQLERYMGKPLFDRSGLQARPNRLAHEVADTLRQAMHDLAALRAGHSVAVEGVVRLGVIESLQAALLPGIIRFLRERHPRLELRLARGRSASLTAAVKAGDLDAALVAQPPTGGSARLRWTPMLRRELVLLAPPAASENSVVALFRQYDWIRYDRKTVTGELSIQYVAAHVREMRGTLEFDSAPAIAALVSAGLGISLLQMPDATTLQMCPVRVVKLGRGAPVLTLSLAARKADDDNRLVDAARQAMQASVATYQRQFAGS, via the coding sequence ATGAAACTGGAGACTTTCCGTACGCTGGAAGCCGTGTTGCAGACGGGCACCTTCGCTGGCGCGGCCAGGCAGACCAACGTCACGCCCAGCGCAGTCAGCATGCAGATGAAGCAGTTGGAGCGCTACATGGGCAAGCCGCTGTTCGACCGCTCGGGCCTGCAGGCCAGGCCGAACCGGCTCGCCCATGAAGTCGCGGATACCTTGCGCCAGGCAATGCATGATCTGGCGGCCTTGCGCGCGGGCCACAGCGTCGCGGTGGAGGGCGTGGTGCGCCTGGGCGTCATCGAATCGCTGCAGGCGGCCCTGCTGCCGGGCATCATCCGTTTCCTCCGTGAACGCCACCCGCGCCTGGAACTGCGGCTGGCGCGCGGGCGCAGCGCCAGCCTGACGGCGGCTGTGAAGGCGGGGGACCTCGACGCGGCGCTGGTGGCGCAACCGCCCACGGGCGGCTCGGCCCGGCTGCGCTGGACGCCGATGCTGCGCCGCGAACTCGTGTTGCTGGCCCCGCCCGCGGCCAGCGAGAACAGCGTCGTTGCGCTGTTCCGGCAGTACGACTGGATCCGCTACGATCGGAAGACCGTGACGGGCGAGTTGTCGATCCAGTATGTGGCGGCGCACGTGCGCGAAATGCGCGGCACGCTGGAGTTCGACAGCGCGCCCGCGATTGCCGCTCTCGTGAGCGCGGGGTTGGGCATTTCGCTGCTGCAGATGCCGGATGCGACGACCTTGCAGATGTGCCCGGTGCGTGTGGTCAAGCTGGGTCGCGGCGCCCCGGTGCTGACCCTGTCGCTGGCGGCGCGCAAGGCCGACGACGACAACCGGCTGGTGGACGCCGCACGGCAGGCCATGCAGGCGTCGGTCGCGACATACCAGCGCCAGTTCGCCGGCAGCTAG
- a CDS encoding polysaccharide deacetylase family protein, which translates to MTQSSPLPRDLAGYGQTPPDPQWPGGARVAVNIVINVEEGSEPSVPDGDDDSEVGLIETGGRAFPGRDLGAESMFEYGSRAGFWRLWKILRRHDAPATFFACSRALERNPEIAAAIRDGVAASRYDVCGHGLRWERHQALTPEAEARAIHTAFQGIEQLTGAAPAGWYCRYAPTIHTRRIVAEHGGFLYDSDAYNDDLPYWTTVDERPHLVVPYTQVMNDAKFLRGGLNTGADFFDVLREQFDALWEEGATEPKMMSIGLHCRVAGHPFRATALERFLRHIGARPQVWLCRRVDIARHWIEHHPWTSGTGAA; encoded by the coding sequence AACATCGTCATCAACGTCGAGGAAGGCTCCGAGCCGTCGGTACCCGACGGCGATGATGACAGCGAGGTCGGCCTGATCGAAACCGGCGGCCGGGCCTTTCCCGGACGCGACCTGGGCGCTGAATCGATGTTCGAGTACGGCAGCCGCGCGGGCTTCTGGCGCCTGTGGAAGATCCTGCGCCGTCATGACGCGCCGGCCACATTCTTCGCCTGTTCGCGGGCGTTGGAACGCAATCCCGAAATCGCGGCGGCGATCCGTGACGGCGTCGCGGCATCACGCTACGACGTCTGCGGTCACGGCCTGCGCTGGGAGCGCCACCAGGCCTTGACGCCAGAAGCCGAAGCCCGGGCCATACATACGGCTTTCCAGGGCATCGAGCAACTGACCGGCGCCGCGCCCGCCGGCTGGTACTGCCGCTATGCGCCCACCATCCACACGCGGCGTATCGTGGCGGAACATGGCGGCTTCCTGTACGACAGCGATGCGTACAACGACGACCTGCCCTACTGGACCACCGTGGACGAGCGGCCACACCTGGTCGTGCCGTACACACAGGTGATGAACGATGCCAAGTTCCTGCGCGGTGGCCTGAACACAGGGGCCGATTTCTTCGACGTGCTGCGCGAGCAGTTCGATGCCCTGTGGGAAGAAGGCGCCACGGAACCCAAGATGATGTCGATCGGCCTGCATTGCCGCGTGGCGGGCCATCCTTTCCGTGCCACGGCGCTGGAGCGCTTCCTGCGGCACATCGGCGCGCGGCCGCAGGTCTGGCTGTGCCGCCGCGTGGACATCGCGCGGCACTGGATCGAACACCACCCCTGGACCTCCGGCACGGGCGCCGCCTAG